The following nucleotide sequence is from Populus trichocarpa isolate Nisqually-1 chromosome 11, P.trichocarpa_v4.1, whole genome shotgun sequence.
GCCAAAAGAATAGCAACAAGAGGGCAAGTATGAGAACTAAATCCCTGATACCTGAGAAGGGCAATTCCTTAATATCACGTTGGTTCCACTCTCTGAAAACAGCTACTTACAGTTTGTTACGTACTTTTAGGCAGCCAATCATTTTGAGGTAACGACCAAAACCTTTTATAATAGCCAGTTGAATATTCTGTAGAATTTGAAGTTCATGTGTATGTACGCTCCTCCTCTAGATTTAGCATTGTTAGCCACCCAAAGAGATGATTGTTTTCactttgatattaaatatatgattGTCAATGATCCATAATAGACCACAGAATGAATGcttgatttatttgtattttgccAGATTTGTTTCCACCTATTGTAGGTGTATATGCTGCTTAATATACCTACCCTGGTATCAATTTAGTTTATTCTTCTAATCtatttgattttgggttttactTTGGTCTTTGGAAGACCAGACCAATGGCTTGGTTTTTCCTAGCACAGATTACTGTTCCAAACCTCTCAACAGTCATGTTCTATTACCAGACAGAGGTCTTGAACTTGGATGGATCCTTTTTGGGGACTGCACGTGTTGTTGGATGGTTAGGCCTCATGCTAGGAACCTTCACGTACAATCGCTACTTAAAAACCATGAAACTACGGAAGATTCTCTTGTGAGTGCTTAACAGCGTTGAGTACATTTTTCAACAAACATGTTTATTCTACTTAATGTGCTTAATATTGCTTATGCAGGTGGGCTCATGTTGGGCTGTCTTTGTTGACCCTCCTAGATGTAATTTTAGTGTCTCGATTGAATCTTGCCTATGGAGTTTCAGATAAGATCATGGTTGTCTCAGGATCTGCCCTTGCCGACGCTGTTAATCAATTCAAGCACGTTCATTTTCTCCAAAGTTTCTAgcttttctattaatttattttgaagtcaATACCTGTATCCCcctcaaaacaaagaaaaaggagacTCGATTTTGGATTCCGGATCCAGAAATCACATGCAAGCTCtcataaggaaaaaagaaaatcatatgcGTGATGTTCATGAATGTATGGATGAGCTCACACAGACGCATACACGCTCTCATGCACCCATAAGTCACTCCTCACATAACCTATCTGTCCATAAATCTTTAAATGCACCCCCAACCAATCTGTGTGCTCACATTTCTGGTCTGTCTCTGCAGGTTAATGCCATTCCTTATATTATCTGGGCAGTTATGTCCGCCAGGAATTGAAGGAACACTATTTGCCCTCTTTATGTCTATAAACAACTTAGGTTCCACACTGGGATCTTTTGTGGGTGCAGGGTTGGCCTCAGTTTTGAACCTCTCCTCGGGAtcttttgacaaccttggtttgGGCATTGCTATGCAAGTCCTGTGCACTTTCATTCCAAttgcttttctatttttgatACCAAAAGAAGCCACAGGGATATCAGCATAGGCAGGGATGATTCATTTGCCTGATACAAGAAGTTACTCACTTAGTAACGGCAAAATGAGCAGAAACATTGCTACTGAATTTATTTTGTCACTGTCAAGTAGTAGCTGGAATATACGAAATGCACTCTTGAGGATTGAAAGAAATGGGTGCCTTTGATTTATAGTTCGATACACTAATGTACAAGGTTTGTAGAACAATTTTTCTCAGTTCAATCAGAAATACAGAAATTATTACTGGTGCAGTGTTTATGGAAAGCAAGGGTCAGGTTGCTATCCCTGTGATCTATAGCGTTGTTGTTTAGATTTTGATCAGGTTTAGTTGTTGTTCGAACATGTTTTTCTGTTGGTTTTGAAAgtaaattcactttaaaattatgtctttcatgtttttatcttagATATGAATTTTGAGTTATTATTAACACTCTGCAAGAAACATGGTGCGAAACAAATGGCTGACATGGTAATCATTGTTCATTATTGAAGAAGGATTGGGCTTCGATTTTTAGTGGTGGATTGCAAAGTAATTTCGTGTCAAAATGTTAAATCTCGTTcgtttttgtatgttttttttgttttttaaaaatatttttaaaaaaatatattttttttattttaaattaatatttttttgatattttcaaatcatttctAAACacgaatattaaaaataatttttaaaaaataaaaaaagatattattttgatgtattttcaagtgaaaattaATTACAACCACACTTCAAACGTGatcttagttttgtttttattattattattttttacattaaatggTAGTTGAaagctaatttaattttttctgatGTACTAGATTCACACGAGGGTCTATTCTAgaatttgttttagaaaatatttaaccTCAGTTATTCATAAGCTAATCTAAAGACATGCAGGAATCCCGTATATGTGGAggtttattgaattaaattaaaattaaattaaataaactaaaaaactagaaGTGAAGGTGAAGTTCTTGTACCGAAGAGACATTTCTGTATTAATTGGATCAGTGAAATGATAAAACTTTTTCtgtattaattgaattaaaaaaaaactgtcagCACGCGAGAATTACAAATTGAAATGGTTCACACAAATGGCAAGAAATTAAAtgcagaaaataaaaggagggACCTcgttgcaaataaaaaaaatagtaggagGGCGATTAAACAAAAAGGTTTCAAGAGCGGAGGAAGCTACTTAACTATCAGAGCCTGGTTTCGATCCAGGGACCTGTGGGTTATGGGCCCACCACGCTTCCGCTGCGCCACTCTGATTGTTGAATACAAGTTGTATCAGAATTTATATAATGTAATTCTAAGACAAAGTTCGGTTCTGATCtctttatttatcttcttcGGCTCTGTCTCTCTTTCCCTTCCTGCAccaacaccataaaaaaattgctaGGAAAACAATTCACAACTTTGATCAGAACCCACAAAAGATATCAATCAAAGAAGCagtctttaataaaaaaaagggaatgagAAGGAGACCTGGTATTGGTGGGTTACAAACAGCAGCTGCTGCAAGGGTAACTACTGTTTCTTCTGTTGGATTATTGATTCATCGGTTTCCATTTGGTTATTTATTAATGCTCAATATAAACAGTTTCCGagtttttgcttttcatttcttgaaaTGGTATTGAAGGATCAATATCGGATACTTGGAGAAAATGTAGCAAGATTAAAAACTGATCTTATGAAAGAACAGCTTGCCACTTTTCGTTCTCAGCTTGAAGAATTTGCCCGCTAACACAAGGTCAGCTGATGAATTTCTGTGTTATATCAACGAACTTTACCGTTTGGAGataaaaagtttgaatttttaatactAAAGTTGTGAATTTTAGAGGTGTTTATTTCTGTTACGGTAAGAAAGATGAGTTCCCGTGTgcttctttgatatttttttactagccCAGTTgcaaattttgtaaaattttgacgGGTTTTAAGAGATAAATGAAAGAGGACATGGTATGATTGTCAAGGTTGTGATTTTAATGGGAAATGGTATTGTAATGTTGATGTGGGTTGGTGCAGAATGATATTCGAAAGAACCCTACTTTCATGAGATGTGTGCTAAAGTTGGAGTGGATCCATTGGCATCGAATAAGGGTTTTTGGGCAGAGCTGTTCCAGATTGGCGATTGGTGACTTCTATTATGAACTTGGTTtgtacaatttcttttttcattatggaGCTATATCTTTGGCAATGTGTTTGAGTCTTTTTTCATTATGGCCGTGCTACTGATCCCCTTGATACTTTATTAGATGTGAGTTTTTGCCACCACTTCTTAATCATACGTCGTCCAGTTTCTCATCTACCCCCATTCTCACTTCTCAAACAATTGGGTACACGGGGTTCTTAAATCCTTATTGGTATATCAATGCAGGAAGGACTTGCTATGATTGACGATGGCCATAGAGATG
It contains:
- the LOC18103432 gene encoding probable folate-biopterin transporter 4 isoform X4, whose amino-acid sequence is MRRRPGIGGLQTAAAARGFRSFVWTAVSYQLKDNLKLSPSASQFVSSIAFFPWSIKPLYGILSDCIPIKGRKRIPYLVIATLLSLVPWPMLGIDSNLRSSQWHLTVLLTVHNLGSAMADVVVDAMIAEAVRSERASFAGDLQSITWLSMAVGGIWGSLLGGHALTNLQIDKIFLLFSVLPAIQLLSCGLVGENSADSKVSHDSANSSNSHPGNGNGNILDQDNILLKKSSASATRRKRSQKNSNKRASMRTKSLIPEKGNSLISRWFHSLKTATYSLLRTFRQPIILRPMAWFFLAQITVPNLSTVMFYYQTEVLNLDGSFLGTARVVGWLGLMLGTFTYNRYLKTMKLRKILLWAHVGLSLLTLLDVILVSRLNLAYGVSDKIMVVSGSALADAVNQFKLMPFLILSGQLCPPGIEGTLFALFMSINNLGSTLGSFVGAGLASVLNLSSGSFDNLGLGIAMQVLCTFIPIAFLFLIPKEATGISA
- the LOC18103432 gene encoding probable folate-biopterin transporter 4 isoform X5 gives rise to the protein MILWVRPTALSLKEKQGFRSFVWTAVSYQLKDNLKLSPSASQFVSSIAFFPWSIKPLYGILSDCIPIKGRKRIPYLVIATLLSLVPWPMLGIDSNLRSSQWHLTVLLTVHNLGSAMADVVVDAMIAEAVRSERASFAGDLQSITWLSMAVGGIWGSLLGGHALTNLQIDKIFLLFSVLPAIQLLSCGLVGENSADSKVSHDSANSSNSHPGNGNGNILDQDNILLKKSSASATRRKRSQKNSNKRASMRTKSLIPEKGNSLISRWFHSLKTATYSLLRTFRQPIILRPMAWFFLAQITVPNLSTVMFYYQTEVLNLDGSFLGTARVVGWLGLMLGTFTYNRYLKTMKLRKILLWAHVGLSLLTLLDVILVSRLNLAYGVSDKIMVVSGSALADAVNQFKLMPFLILSGQLCPPGIEGTLFALFMSINNLGSTLGSFVGAGLASVLNLSSGSFDNLGLGIAMQVLCTFIPIAFLFLIPKEATGISA